TGACAGGCTGTGCACGGGCTGAAGACAGGGACGCGATGGCGGAGGACGCACAGCAGCAGGGCTACACCCAGTGGGCACCGCCTATCGAGATGGCGGATGCGGTGGACGCGTTCTGGCAGTTCTGGGTGCCCCGAAAGCCCCACGACGTCCCCCTCCCCCGGCAGCACCGGGTCCTTCCGGATGGCTGCACCGACCTCATCTTCGGATTCCAACACGCCCCAGGCCCGGTGTGGCTGGCCGCACCCCGGCTGGCCGTCGTCGGCCCCATGAAGCGCTTCATCCTCGTCGACCTCGAGCCCGGCGGGGTGAGCCTGGGCGTCAGGCTCCGCCCTGGCTGGGCGCAGGCCCTGCTGGGTGTCAGTCCGCGTGAACTCTGCGGACTCAACGTCTCCGCCCAGGACTGCTCGCCCGCCCTCATGCAGTTTCAGCGGCGGATGGAAGACTGCGCCTCGCCCGCCCAGGCCATGGCCCTGCTCCAGCGCACCATCGCCCGACGCTGGGCTTCGTTCCGGAGCATGGCGAAGCCGCGCGCCGTCCAGGCCCTGGGACACCTCCAAGCCTCGTCGGGACAGGTGCGCATGGCCGCGCTCGCTCGCGAGCTGGGCGTGAGTGAGCGCACCCTGCACCGGGACATCCTGGACGAAGCCGGCGTACCGCCGAAGCTGCTCGCGCGCGTGCTGCGCCTCCAGCGGGCGGTGTCCCTGCTGCGCTCCCGTGAGGGCACGGACCTGTGTGACGTCGCGCTCGAATGCGGCTACGCGGACCAGGCGCATTTGTCACGAGACGTGCGGGAACTGGCCGGCGTGTCGCCCACCGCACTCGTGGGTTGAGCGCTGTCCGATTCCTTCAAGACAGGCCCGTGCCATCCGTGTGACGACGCACTCACACAGACGTCCCACTGACCAACAGGAGTCCGCCATGAAGCTCGGCTACATCATCCTCTACGTACCGGACGTGAGCGCCGCCATCGTCTTCTACGAGAAGGCCTTCGGACTGGCGCGCCGCTTCATCCACGAGAGCGGTGGCTACGCGGAGATGGAGACAGGCACCACCGCCCTCGCCTTCGTCGAGGAAGGCGCGGCGAAGGAGCATGGCTTCACCGTGCGCCATCTGCGGCCGAAGGAAGACGCCGCGGCCATCGAACTGGCGCTCGTCACTCCCGACGTGGCCACCGCGTACACACGCGCCGTGGAGGCGGGCGCCGAGGCCACGCAACCTCCCAAGCAGAAGCCCTGGGGACAGACGGTGGCCTACGTGAGAGACATCAACGGCGTCCTGGTGGAGCTCTGCTCGCCGATGGAGGGGTAGTGGCAGTCGGGACGACTGGATTCGAACCCGCGACCGGGTGGAGCGAAACCCCAGCAGGAGCGCGCCTGGAGTTGCCCCCATCAAATCGGACAGCTCGGGGTTGGGAATTAGCAGTACGGAATTCGCGGGGTGACATCATCTTCAGTCCGCGACGAGGGCGGCAGCGGCCGTAGTCGTCGTCCCGTCCGGCGGCCGTGCATCACTGGTGGGCGCCGTGGGGTCG
This is a stretch of genomic DNA from Myxococcus xanthus. It encodes these proteins:
- a CDS encoding AraC family transcriptional regulator — its product is MAEDAQQQGYTQWAPPIEMADAVDAFWQFWVPRKPHDVPLPRQHRVLPDGCTDLIFGFQHAPGPVWLAAPRLAVVGPMKRFILVDLEPGGVSLGVRLRPGWAQALLGVSPRELCGLNVSAQDCSPALMQFQRRMEDCASPAQAMALLQRTIARRWASFRSMAKPRAVQALGHLQASSGQVRMAALARELGVSERTLHRDILDEAGVPPKLLARVLRLQRAVSLLRSREGTDLCDVALECGYADQAHLSRDVRELAGVSPTALVG
- a CDS encoding VOC family protein is translated as MKLGYIILYVPDVSAAIVFYEKAFGLARRFIHESGGYAEMETGTTALAFVEEGAAKEHGFTVRHLRPKEDAAAIELALVTPDVATAYTRAVEAGAEATQPPKQKPWGQTVAYVRDINGVLVELCSPMEG